Proteins encoded within one genomic window of Citricoccus muralis:
- a CDS encoding DUF4307 domain-containing protein — translation MDQQPQPAGHVTEDSLANRYGRAQSTSNPRARRRGIIIAVVALIAAVLVTVWIAYSATADRLSWKDVGYSIASDQEASVTFQLTKEPEATVTCSVQILAENYAVVGFDTVTIGPEPEDESRLPSDMTRYYEAPLRTDGLGVSGVVDTCWYAGEGPSNIQYINTGD, via the coding sequence ATGGATCAGCAGCCTCAGCCCGCAGGTCATGTCACCGAAGACAGCTTAGCGAATCGATATGGTCGTGCCCAAAGCACCTCCAACCCCCGCGCCCGCCGCCGGGGCATCATTATTGCTGTCGTGGCGCTGATCGCGGCCGTACTCGTCACCGTGTGGATCGCCTATTCGGCCACCGCGGATCGGCTCTCCTGGAAAGACGTCGGCTACAGCATCGCCTCCGATCAAGAGGCTTCCGTGACCTTCCAGTTGACCAAGGAGCCCGAAGCCACCGTCACCTGTTCGGTGCAGATTCTGGCCGAAAACTACGCAGTGGTGGGCTTCGACACCGTCACCATCGGACCTGAGCCCGAGGACGAGTCGCGACTGCCATCCGATATGACCCGCTACTACGAGGCACCGCTGCGCACCGACGGGCTCGGCGTCAGCGGCGTCGTGGACACCTGCTGGTACGCCGGCGAGGGCCCCAGCAATATCCAGTACATCAACACCGGGGACTGA
- a CDS encoding AI-2E family transporter, with product MNTAGEPAADGGRVYVDDEAPLTDDEVKSRVAADVPYGLTVAAAWSWRVLLVLIMAGAAVWLFSHVSILVIPLLIAALLATLLHPIHMFLIRCKIPAVVSALLCILMLIGIVVGLITLAGQQLVVVFSDMSGRVVEGVNGLIAWVQTLGITTDQWTSVLDDLFNAARNNSQAILSGALGFGTTAGNIAAGMVMALFALVFFLLDGNRIWLFLLNFVPRRHRRAIDGAGRAGWTSLGSYVRIQIFVAFVDAVGIGFGAYLLGVPLAMPLGVLVFLGSFIPIVGAVLTGAVAVLLALVANGLVNALLMLLVVLAVQQLESNVLQPLVMGKAVSLHPLAVFLAVAAGTSVLGLVGAVFAVPVLAFANSAVRYVSSRPWERNDTGENSTETTFKERAAALEDRLLPQLRQVRKRGQRSDSTTDAETNTDDAGTDVTGDTSSHPSSKERS from the coding sequence ATGAACACTGCGGGAGAGCCAGCCGCCGATGGCGGTCGTGTCTACGTTGATGACGAGGCGCCTCTCACCGACGACGAGGTGAAATCAAGGGTCGCCGCTGATGTGCCCTACGGGCTCACCGTAGCGGCCGCCTGGTCGTGGCGGGTGTTGCTCGTGCTGATCATGGCGGGAGCCGCGGTCTGGCTGTTCTCCCACGTGTCGATCCTGGTGATCCCGCTGCTCATTGCCGCTCTCTTGGCCACTCTGTTGCACCCCATCCACATGTTCTTGATCCGATGCAAGATCCCTGCGGTGGTGTCCGCGCTGCTGTGCATCCTGATGCTGATCGGCATCGTGGTCGGACTGATCACCCTGGCCGGCCAGCAACTGGTCGTCGTTTTCTCCGACATGAGCGGACGTGTGGTGGAAGGCGTCAACGGGCTGATCGCCTGGGTGCAGACCCTCGGAATCACCACCGACCAGTGGACCTCGGTCCTCGACGACCTCTTCAACGCGGCACGGAACAACTCCCAGGCGATCCTCTCAGGGGCCCTCGGTTTTGGTACGACGGCGGGCAACATCGCCGCCGGAATGGTGATGGCCCTGTTCGCCCTCGTGTTCTTCCTGCTCGACGGCAACCGGATCTGGCTGTTCCTCCTGAATTTCGTCCCACGCCGGCACCGCCGGGCCATCGACGGTGCCGGTCGCGCCGGTTGGACCTCGCTCGGCTCGTACGTGCGCATCCAAATTTTCGTCGCCTTCGTCGATGCGGTCGGTATCGGTTTCGGTGCATACCTCCTCGGGGTGCCGCTGGCGATGCCGCTGGGTGTGTTGGTCTTCCTGGGTTCCTTCATCCCGATCGTCGGTGCCGTGCTCACCGGTGCGGTCGCCGTCCTGCTCGCTCTGGTGGCCAATGGGCTCGTCAACGCGCTGCTGATGCTGTTGGTCGTGCTGGCCGTGCAACAGCTGGAATCCAACGTGCTGCAGCCGCTGGTGATGGGCAAAGCCGTCAGCCTGCACCCGCTCGCCGTCTTCCTCGCCGTGGCCGCCGGTACCTCCGTGCTGGGCCTCGTCGGAGCCGTCTTCGCGGTACCCGTGTTGGCTTTCGCCAACTCCGCGGTCCGTTACGTGTCGTCTCGTCCCTGGGAAAGAAACGACACGGGTGAGAACAGCACAGAGACCACGTTCAAAGAACGAGCCGCGGCCCTGGAAGACCGGCTGTTGCCGCAACTACGCCAAGTCCGTAAGCGCGGTCAGCGCTCGGACTCAACCACAGACGCTGAGACGAACACCGACGACGCCGGTACCGACGTCACCGGCGACACGTCATCCCATCCATCCTCCAAGGAGCGCTCGTGA
- the mca gene encoding mycothiol conjugate amidase Mca → MPPAQSHAVDEASKVPESSGLRLLAVHAHPDDESSKGAAMMAAYSAAGAEVMVATCTGGEAGSLLNPHYGDDIRLHRDLTSVRRAEMEEAGAALGIEHRWLGFVDSGLPEGDPLPELPFGTFATLPLEQTAAPLVRLIRSFRPHVIISYDEIGGYPHPDHIRSHEITVAAYQDAGDPEKYPGIGEPWEISKLYYDRAFNPDKYRALHQAFIESGEDSPYADRIAWYQRMLENDDDSSGGFRLTKHEVTTQIHVADFLENRDAALRAHRTQIDPEGHFFMAPNDLIRTTWPWEDYVLIDSRVETKLPETDLFAGLRSDERHGS, encoded by the coding sequence CTGCCGCCGGCGCAGTCCCATGCCGTGGACGAGGCCTCCAAAGTTCCGGAATCGTCCGGGTTGCGCCTGCTCGCCGTGCACGCCCACCCCGATGACGAATCGTCCAAGGGGGCGGCGATGATGGCGGCTTATTCGGCCGCCGGGGCCGAGGTCATGGTGGCGACCTGCACCGGTGGTGAAGCCGGAAGCCTGCTGAACCCGCACTACGGCGACGACATCCGCCTGCACCGTGACTTGACCTCCGTGCGCCGCGCAGAGATGGAGGAGGCCGGAGCTGCCCTGGGCATCGAGCACCGGTGGCTGGGCTTCGTGGATTCCGGGCTACCTGAAGGCGACCCGTTGCCCGAGCTGCCGTTCGGAACCTTCGCCACCCTGCCCCTGGAGCAGACGGCGGCACCTCTGGTTCGGTTGATTCGCTCTTTCCGGCCGCATGTGATCATCTCGTACGACGAGATCGGCGGTTACCCGCACCCCGACCACATCCGCTCTCACGAGATCACGGTGGCGGCCTACCAAGATGCTGGAGACCCGGAAAAGTACCCAGGCATTGGTGAGCCCTGGGAGATTTCGAAGCTCTACTACGATCGGGCTTTCAACCCCGACAAGTACCGGGCACTGCACCAGGCGTTTATCGAGAGCGGCGAAGATTCTCCCTACGCCGACCGTATTGCCTGGTACCAGCGCATGCTCGAGAACGATGACGATTCCTCCGGTGGTTTCCGGTTGACCAAGCATGAGGTGACCACCCAGATTCATGTTGCAGATTTCTTGGAAAACCGCGACGCCGCGTTGCGTGCTCACCGCACCCAGATTGATCCCGAAGGGCACTTCTTCATGGCGCCCAATGACCTAATCCGCACCACCTGGCCGTGGGAGGATTACGTGCTGATCGACTCCCGGGTGGAGACGAAGTTGCCCGAAACGGACTTGTTCGCCGGACTTCGGTCAGACGAGCGTCACGGTAGCTAG
- a CDS encoding rhomboid family intramembrane serine protease, producing the protein MNARTDADAGTVAPRPWPERLLRSVIPVALPVALMWLIHLVSALLGATVYDVGLRPRSTEGLIGILTMPLLHLDFAHLISNSGTWLVLGTAIAWLTRRYAIITAGIWLLSGTLTWLLARDAVHIGASGVTYGYAAFLVVYGLQARRFWAIVVAFVVVANYVSMLTGFLPQPGLSWDGHLAGATAGVIMALIWTNRARRDRRARRELSYPPPSDDPGTPFR; encoded by the coding sequence ATGAACGCTCGCACCGATGCCGACGCCGGAACCGTGGCGCCGCGTCCCTGGCCGGAACGACTACTGCGCAGCGTCATCCCGGTAGCGTTGCCCGTGGCGCTGATGTGGCTGATTCACCTGGTCAGCGCCCTGCTCGGCGCCACTGTGTACGATGTCGGACTGCGCCCGCGCAGCACGGAAGGTCTGATCGGCATTCTCACCATGCCGCTGCTGCACCTGGATTTCGCTCACCTGATCAGCAACTCGGGAACCTGGCTGGTCCTGGGCACCGCCATCGCCTGGCTCACCCGCCGTTACGCAATCATCACCGCGGGTATCTGGCTGCTCTCGGGCACCCTGACCTGGTTGCTGGCCCGCGATGCGGTACACATCGGTGCCTCGGGCGTGACGTACGGTTATGCCGCGTTTCTGGTGGTCTACGGGCTGCAAGCACGCCGGTTCTGGGCCATCGTCGTGGCGTTCGTCGTCGTCGCCAATTACGTCTCGATGCTCACCGGGTTCCTGCCCCAGCCCGGACTGTCGTGGGATGGGCACCTTGCCGGAGCCACCGCCGGAGTGATCATGGCTTTGATCTGGACTAACCGGGCACGCCGTGATCGACGGGCACGCCGCGAACTGAGTTATCCACCGCCGTCAGATGACCCTGGAACACCATTCCGATGA
- the greA gene encoding transcription elongation factor GreA: protein MSNNDSTPWLTQEAYDRLSKELEYASGPGRQEIIDRIEQARDEGDLKENGGYHAAREEQSKNEGRILELKHLLEHARVGDAPADDGIVEPGMVVTAVVAGNEMTFLFGNREIAADGEKLEVYSERSPLGEAIHGSKAGDTVSYTAPNGKEIKVELKNVTPYKA from the coding sequence ATGAGCAACAACGATTCGACCCCCTGGTTGACCCAAGAAGCCTATGACCGACTGAGCAAGGAGCTGGAGTACGCCTCCGGTCCCGGACGCCAGGAAATCATCGATCGTATAGAACAGGCTCGCGATGAAGGCGATCTGAAGGAGAACGGCGGCTACCACGCTGCACGCGAGGAGCAGTCCAAGAACGAGGGCCGCATCCTCGAGCTCAAGCACCTTCTCGAGCATGCCCGCGTCGGCGACGCCCCGGCAGACGACGGCATCGTTGAGCCCGGCATGGTGGTCACCGCCGTAGTGGCTGGCAACGAAATGACGTTCCTGTTCGGCAATCGCGAGATCGCCGCCGATGGCGAAAAGCTCGAGGTCTACTCGGAGCGCTCACCGCTGGGCGAGGCAATCCACGGTTCCAAGGCTGGCGACACCGTCTCCTACACCGCGCCGAACGGCAAGGAAATCAAGGTCGAGCTGAAGAACGTCACGCCGTACAAGGCCTGA
- a CDS encoding isoprenyl transferase: MVLTQLLYRFYERRLQAELDGADLPQHIGVVLDGNRRWAKAAGETTARGHQAGADKILEFLGWCDEMGIRMVTLYLLSTENLNRPAAELTQLIGIISDTLDRLERGLDNGHRLRIHPVGSPSLLPSELAEQVSRLGEETAQVEGLHVNVAVGYGGRQEIVDAVGELLDDAEQAGKSLSEVAAMLSVEAISDKLYTRGQPDPDLVIRTSGEQRLSGFLMWQSAYSEFYFCEALWPDFRRVDFMRALRDFASRHRRFGS; encoded by the coding sequence ATCGTGCTCACCCAGTTGCTGTATCGGTTCTACGAGCGACGGCTCCAGGCAGAGCTGGACGGCGCGGATCTGCCACAGCACATCGGGGTCGTGTTGGACGGCAACCGGCGTTGGGCCAAAGCTGCCGGCGAGACGACGGCGCGCGGCCACCAGGCCGGGGCCGACAAGATCCTGGAGTTCCTGGGCTGGTGCGACGAGATGGGGATCCGCATGGTCACCCTCTACCTGCTCTCCACCGAGAACCTGAACCGGCCCGCCGCGGAATTGACCCAGCTGATTGGGATCATCTCCGACACCCTCGATCGTCTCGAGCGCGGCCTGGATAACGGTCACCGGCTCCGGATCCACCCGGTCGGTTCACCGTCGCTGCTACCCTCCGAACTGGCCGAACAGGTCAGTCGACTGGGGGAGGAGACCGCGCAAGTCGAAGGGCTCCACGTCAATGTGGCTGTCGGCTACGGGGGCCGTCAGGAAATCGTGGACGCCGTCGGTGAGCTCCTCGACGACGCCGAGCAAGCGGGAAAGAGCCTGTCCGAGGTGGCCGCAATGTTGTCGGTGGAGGCGATCTCCGACAAGCTGTATACCCGCGGACAGCCCGACCCAGACCTGGTGATTCGTACATCCGGTGAACAGCGACTCTCCGGATTCCTGATGTGGCAGTCCGCCTATTCAGAGTTCTACTTCTGCGAGGCCCTCTGGCCCGATTTCCGGCGCGTGGACTTCATGCGGGCGCTACGAGATTTCGCCTCCCGGCACCGGCGCTTCGGCTCGTAA
- a CDS encoding PhoH family protein, with translation MTRFAEHRVVLPLVVIMELEHKRHDPELGFFARTALRLLDDLRITHGSLSEPVPIGDEGGALRVELNHISVEVLPHGFRNADNDTRILAVAKSLSDEGEDVTVVSKDLPMRVKASALGLAADEYRNEFVKDTGWTGIRRIDVADEAIDQLYQGQELPWNELVPNTGAGTDADADPNEPAPVNTGLVLSSAGSSALGRVVGEDKVQLVRGDQDAFGVHGRSAEQRLAMELLLDPTVGIVSLGGRAGTGKSALALAAGLEAVLERQEHRKIIVFRPLYAVGGQDLGYLPGTESEKMGPWGQAVYDTLTALVSTAVMEEIVDRDLLEVLPLTHIRGRSLHDAWVVVDEAQSLEKNVLLTVLSRIGQNSKVVLTHDVAQRDNLRVGRHDGVAAVVEKLKGHPLFGHITLTRSERSPIAALVTDLLEDRTH, from the coding sequence ATGACCCGGTTCGCGGAGCACCGTGTGGTGCTGCCCCTGGTGGTGATCATGGAGCTGGAACACAAACGGCACGACCCGGAGCTGGGATTCTTCGCACGCACCGCGCTGCGCCTGCTCGATGATCTGCGCATCACCCACGGATCATTGTCCGAACCGGTGCCGATCGGTGATGAGGGCGGGGCGCTGCGCGTGGAACTGAACCACATTTCGGTGGAGGTGCTGCCGCACGGGTTCCGCAATGCGGACAACGACACTCGCATCCTCGCGGTCGCGAAGTCTCTCTCCGATGAAGGCGAAGACGTCACCGTGGTCTCCAAGGACCTGCCCATGCGGGTGAAAGCCTCTGCCCTGGGCTTAGCCGCGGATGAATACCGCAATGAATTCGTCAAAGACACCGGCTGGACCGGCATCCGGCGCATCGACGTCGCCGATGAAGCGATCGACCAGCTCTACCAAGGCCAGGAGTTGCCCTGGAACGAACTCGTTCCCAACACGGGCGCGGGCACGGACGCCGATGCCGACCCGAACGAGCCGGCCCCGGTGAACACCGGACTGGTGCTGTCCAGCGCTGGCTCCTCCGCTCTGGGCCGCGTGGTGGGCGAGGACAAAGTGCAGCTGGTGCGCGGCGACCAGGACGCTTTCGGTGTGCACGGCCGCTCGGCCGAACAGCGCCTGGCCATGGAACTGCTGCTGGACCCCACCGTGGGGATTGTTTCCCTGGGCGGTCGTGCTGGCACCGGTAAATCGGCACTCGCGCTGGCCGCCGGCCTGGAGGCCGTCCTGGAGCGCCAGGAACATCGGAAGATCATCGTGTTCCGTCCGCTCTACGCCGTCGGTGGGCAGGATCTGGGCTATCTGCCGGGCACCGAGTCGGAGAAGATGGGCCCCTGGGGGCAGGCGGTGTATGACACGCTCACTGCTCTGGTCTCCACCGCCGTGATGGAGGAGATCGTTGATCGAGACCTGCTTGAGGTGCTGCCGCTGACCCATATTCGGGGTCGCTCCCTCCACGACGCCTGGGTCGTGGTGGATGAGGCTCAGTCACTGGAAAAGAACGTGCTGCTCACGGTGCTCTCCCGCATCGGCCAGAACTCCAAGGTGGTGCTCACCCACGACGTCGCTCAGCGAGACAACCTGCGGGTGGGACGTCATGATGGTGTGGCCGCGGTGGTGGAGAAGCTGAAGGGGCATCCGCTGTTCGGGCACATCACCCTGACCCGTTCGGAGCGCTCGCCGATCGCCGCGCTGGTGACGGACCTGCTCGAGGACCGCACCCACTGA
- the trhA gene encoding PAQR family membrane homeostasis protein TrhA: MTMTQPRPPRVPRPRRWRIDRITDVTHPEFKPKMRGFIHLATAPLALAAGIVLVALAPTATLSWASAVYAVTGLLLFSVSATYHLVQWTPKVARTLKRLDHTNIMLVIAGTYTPLSLALLETREATILLTLVWIGAVAGVIFRLVWTDAPRWLYTPIYVALGLAAVLYLGEFFQANLVAAIMTCAGGACYIVGAVFYALKRPNISLEWFGFHELFHAFTVGGFVCHYIAIMFAVLS; this comes from the coding sequence ATGACGATGACTCAGCCCCGTCCTCCACGCGTCCCTCGTCCGCGACGCTGGCGCATCGATCGGATTACCGACGTCACGCATCCCGAGTTCAAGCCTAAGATGCGTGGCTTCATCCATCTCGCGACCGCCCCCCTGGCTTTGGCTGCGGGGATCGTCCTCGTTGCCTTAGCCCCGACGGCAACGCTGTCCTGGGCATCGGCGGTGTATGCGGTGACCGGGCTGCTGCTCTTCTCCGTCTCTGCGACCTATCACCTGGTGCAGTGGACGCCGAAGGTGGCACGCACGCTGAAGCGGCTGGACCACACCAACATCATGCTCGTGATCGCCGGCACCTACACCCCGTTGTCGCTAGCGCTACTGGAAACCCGCGAGGCGACGATCCTGCTCACCTTGGTGTGGATCGGCGCGGTAGCCGGGGTGATCTTCCGGCTGGTCTGGACCGATGCCCCTCGCTGGCTGTACACGCCGATTTACGTGGCACTCGGCCTGGCGGCAGTGCTGTATCTGGGCGAGTTCTTCCAGGCGAATCTGGTGGCCGCGATCATGACCTGCGCGGGCGGCGCCTGCTACATCGTCGGCGCGGTGTTTTACGCGTTGAAACGGCCGAACATCAGCCTCGAATGGTTCGGCTTTCACGAACTCTTCCATGCCTTTACGGTGGGCGGGTTCGTCTGTCACTACATCGCGATCATGTTCGCGGTGCTGTCCTAG
- a CDS encoding prepilin peptidase, giving the protein MLLLVWRAFGDAIDSGHPADVIASLCAAVGLVWFAVCAVPLWVSDVREHRLPNRWTLLLVVGGVVTLGTATLLATDGSELAGRALRMVLAGLVYAAVLFVLHLATRGGMGMGDVKLAAGLGVYTGWLSWDGLLAAVVFGFLIGGLVALMLVAVRRATRSTQIAFGPSMMVGALVPLMLMDAG; this is encoded by the coding sequence ATGCTTCTGCTTGTTTGGCGTGCGTTCGGCGACGCCATCGACTCCGGGCACCCCGCTGACGTGATCGCGAGCCTGTGCGCCGCCGTCGGTCTGGTGTGGTTTGCTGTGTGCGCGGTGCCGCTGTGGGTCAGTGATGTTCGCGAGCACCGGCTGCCCAACCGGTGGACCCTGCTGCTGGTGGTCGGCGGTGTGGTGACCCTCGGTACGGCCACGTTGCTGGCCACCGATGGCTCAGAGCTGGCGGGGCGAGCGCTGCGAATGGTGCTGGCCGGACTGGTCTACGCCGCGGTGCTGTTCGTGTTGCATCTGGCCACCCGCGGCGGGATGGGCATGGGGGATGTGAAGCTTGCCGCCGGGCTGGGCGTGTACACGGGCTGGCTGAGTTGGGATGGCCTGCTGGCTGCGGTCGTCTTTGGTTTCCTGATCGGGGGACTGGTGGCCCTGATGTTGGTGGCGGTGCGCCGGGCGACGCGATCCACGCAGATTGCCTTCGGGCCCTCGATGATGGTCGGGGCGTTGGTGCCGCTGATGCTCATGGATGCCGGCTAG
- the ilvA gene encoding threonine ammonia-lyase, translating to MTEDSVISHLPVQFEQIEAARAALEGVVLSTPMDHSRALGRSVGATVHLKCENLQRAGSFKVRGAYVHMASLTEEERARGVVAASAGNHAQGVALAAKRLGIKATIFMPQGVALPKLQATQDHGAVVRLHGNNVDEALAEAQRYAEDSGAVFIHPFDNPHVVAGQGTIGLEILEQQPDVDTIVMGIGGGGLLAGVAVAVKEMARRQGRTINIIGVQAANAAAYPPSLAADAVVPLSNVSTIADGIAVGRPGQIPFQIIKELVDGVVTVTEEEIANALVFLLERSKMVVEPAGAVGVAALLAGKLDELGISSTSTVAVLSGGNIDPMLMLKVIQSGLAAAGRFLTVRIALRDRPGELMTISRIIAETEANVTRVDHSRIGDTLGLGDVHITIDMETRGRDHSEEVLGRLRAAGYQPIKQN from the coding sequence GTGACCGAAGATTCCGTGATCAGCCATCTGCCCGTGCAGTTCGAGCAGATTGAAGCCGCTCGAGCGGCGCTGGAGGGTGTGGTGTTATCCACGCCCATGGATCACTCACGAGCCCTCGGTCGCTCTGTCGGCGCCACCGTGCACCTGAAATGCGAGAACCTGCAGCGTGCCGGTTCCTTCAAGGTCCGTGGCGCCTACGTGCATATGGCCTCGCTCACGGAAGAAGAGCGGGCACGCGGCGTGGTGGCTGCCTCCGCTGGTAACCACGCTCAGGGTGTGGCCCTGGCCGCCAAACGCCTCGGCATCAAGGCCACCATCTTCATGCCCCAGGGCGTAGCCCTGCCCAAACTGCAGGCTACCCAGGACCACGGGGCCGTCGTGAGGCTCCACGGCAACAACGTCGATGAGGCGCTGGCTGAGGCCCAGCGCTATGCCGAGGACTCGGGGGCGGTGTTCATCCACCCTTTCGACAACCCGCACGTGGTGGCCGGTCAGGGCACCATCGGCTTGGAGATCCTCGAGCAGCAGCCCGACGTCGACACCATCGTGATGGGCATTGGCGGCGGTGGTCTCCTGGCCGGTGTGGCTGTGGCCGTGAAGGAAATGGCGCGCCGACAGGGCCGCACCATCAACATCATCGGCGTTCAGGCGGCTAACGCGGCAGCGTACCCGCCCTCCCTAGCCGCCGATGCCGTCGTTCCATTATCCAATGTCTCCACGATTGCCGACGGCATCGCCGTGGGTCGGCCGGGGCAGATCCCCTTCCAGATCATCAAGGAACTTGTCGACGGCGTGGTGACGGTCACCGAAGAGGAGATCGCCAACGCTCTGGTGTTCCTGCTGGAGCGCTCCAAGATGGTGGTGGAACCCGCAGGAGCTGTTGGCGTGGCCGCGTTGTTGGCCGGCAAGCTGGACGAACTGGGTATCTCCTCGACTTCCACCGTGGCCGTGCTCTCGGGCGGCAATATCGACCCGATGCTGATGCTCAAAGTCATCCAGTCCGGTCTGGCGGCTGCAGGGCGTTTCCTGACCGTACGAATCGCACTGCGTGACCGTCCCGGAGAGCTGATGACGATTTCGCGCATCATCGCGGAGACCGAAGCCAACGTCACTCGTGTGGATCACTCCCGTATCGGCGACACCCTGGGCCTGGGGGACGTGCACATCACGATCGACATGGAGACCCGCGGTCGCGATCACTCCGAGGAAGTGCTCGGTCGGTTGCGTGCGGCCGGATACCAACCGATCAAACAGAACTAG
- a CDS encoding GPP34 family phosphoprotein, with product MLTVEKLFLATLKHRDALSPVSGLLDQALVAAAITDLHETGAVKFGPWDRAEPGQQDDPKVSVVLADHSDLGPLQPTLDALDPYTDQQLSSLVGRSKLNPVPAVGRDLADRDAVLEHTKKIGASTFEEQGDAADEVRSRLATILSGGGSAEASDRFVLGVLEALNAAAVVLGNEPGLEAWTTAEFSSRINDTVGHLPGVYVIRKKADSIPNLFSKSRLA from the coding sequence GTGTTGACTGTAGAAAAGCTCTTCCTGGCCACCCTGAAGCATCGCGACGCCCTCAGCCCGGTGTCCGGACTGCTCGATCAGGCACTCGTCGCCGCCGCGATCACCGATCTACATGAGACTGGTGCGGTGAAGTTCGGCCCATGGGACCGCGCTGAGCCCGGACAGCAGGATGACCCGAAGGTATCCGTCGTTCTGGCCGACCATTCGGATCTCGGCCCGCTCCAACCCACCCTGGATGCGCTGGATCCCTACACCGACCAGCAGTTGTCGTCCTTGGTTGGTCGTTCCAAGCTCAACCCGGTGCCTGCCGTCGGCAGGGACCTGGCAGACCGCGACGCGGTACTGGAGCACACGAAGAAGATCGGTGCCTCCACGTTCGAAGAGCAGGGAGATGCCGCCGACGAGGTCCGCTCGCGTCTCGCCACCATTCTGTCGGGCGGGGGTTCAGCCGAGGCCTCGGACCGTTTCGTGCTCGGCGTCTTGGAAGCGCTCAACGCCGCCGCCGTCGTGCTCGGCAACGAGCCCGGCCTGGAAGCCTGGACCACCGCCGAATTCTCGTCCCGAATCAACGACACGGTGGGACATCTGCCCGGTGTCTACGTGATTCGTAAGAAGGCCGATTCGATTCCGAACCTGTTCAGCAAGTCTCGTCTCGCCTGA